One segment of Cyprinus carpio isolate SPL01 chromosome B20, ASM1834038v1, whole genome shotgun sequence DNA contains the following:
- the LOC109112586 gene encoding zygote arrest protein 1: MATYGNETVDNYLYTSYNPYSYKYPKFKGWRQKAYFANYGEGETYYDNYHRAQLKSILSQINPNLTPRLRKANTKDVGIQVNPKTDASIQCSLGPRTLLARKRDALRQRRQEVQTPGSPISGGVRFPRTQAVYSPVESRRLVSLFREEEEKEKKDTEPEAPETVDSAEKVESAEKDERKEGEESVKEPLSPEKNENKQTETNEENRNEPEKTQEAKSKARVRFQFLEQKYGYYHCKDCNLRWESAYVWCVQGTNKVYFKQFCRTCQKSFNPYRVEDITCQTCKKTRCTCSVTSRHVDPKRPHRQDLCGRCKGKRLSCDSTFSFKYII, from the exons ATGGCTACATATGGTAACGAGACAGTCGATAACTATCTTTACACTTCTTACAACCCTTATTCCTACAAATACCCCAAGTTCAAGGGCTGGAGACAGAAAGCTTACTTCGCCAACTACGGTGAAGGCGAGACCTACTACGATAATTACCACAGGGCGCAGCTGAAGTCCATCTTGTCTCAGATCAACCCCAACCTCACCCCGCGTCTGAGGAAAGCCAACACCAAAGACGTGGGGATCCAGGTCAACCCGAAGACCGACGCGTCCATCCAGTGCTCCCTGGGCCCGCGGACGCTTCTGGCCCGGAAGCGTGATGCCCTGAGACAGCGGCGCCAGGAGGTCCAGACCCCGGGGAGCCCCATCAGCGGCGGCGTCCGCTTCCCGCGCACTCAAGCCGTTTACTCTCCGGTCGAGTCCAGGAGACTAGTGTCCCTCTtcagggaggaggaggagaaggagaagaaggaCACGGAGCCTGAGGCCCCGGAGACGGTGGACAGCGCCGAGAAGGTGGAGAGTGCCGAGAAAGACGAGCGCAAAGAGGGCGAGGAGAGCGTGAAGGAACCGCTTAGTCCcgagaaaaatgaaaacaaacagacgGAAACAAATGAGGAGAACAGAAACGAGCCAGAGAAAACACAAGAAGCCAAATCCAAGGCTCGCGTGAGGTTCCAG TTTTTGGAGCAGAAGTATGGCTACTATCATTGCAAAGACTGCAACCTACGCTGGGAAAGCGCTTATGTGTGGTGTGTCCAAGGCACAAACAAG gtgtaTTTCAAGCAGTTTTGCAGAACATGTCAGAAATCATTCAACCCATACCGGGTTGAGGACATAACCTGTCAG ACTTGTAAGAAGACTCGCTGTACATGTTCTGTAACATCACGTCATGTGGACCCCAAAAGACCTCACCGACAGGATCTGTGCGGCCGCTGCAAAGGCAAGCGTCTCTCCTGTGACAGCACCTTCAGCTTCAAATACATCATCTAG
- the LOC109112576 gene encoding phospholipase A2 inhibitor-like: MNSWLLRALAVMVVFCCRDALSCPKRCTCHFSAKTTEVVCPDAGLSHFPGDGLPGNTTSLTIQFTNMSVLTSQHLTAIPLLEELHLPGNKLSSLPADLLRGLHYLHTIDLTDNELRELPAYVFHHAPLLNLVLKDNRISSIHPDWLPNNSNITWLDLSGNHLVKFPIPQLQSLSQLKVLHLSQNKLEELPVGCLDAQPALERLNLDQNKIQSLDVKAFSRSGNLTHIFLQKNRLEIVPPAVFQGLKHLEYIDLSDNKLQFLSPGTLDINTSWVELTFNPWHCDAKIEYLGENLLWSPCNQSPNVLHQRI; the protein is encoded by the exons ATGAATTCCTGGCTCCTGCGCGCGCTCGCGGTGATGGTCGTCTTCTGTTGCCGTGACGCCCTCTCGTGTCCGAAGCGATGCACGTGCCACTTCAGCGCCAAAACAACCGAGGTGGTGTGTCCTGACGCTGGCCTCTCGCATTTCCCTGGAGACGGTCTTCCAGGAAACACCACCTCCCTAACCATCCAGTTCACCAACATGAGCGTGCTGACCTCGCAACACTTGACAGCCATCCCACTGCTGGAGGAGTTACACCTGCCCGGAAACAAACTGAGCAGTTTACCAGCAGATCTTCTGAGGGGCCTTCACTACCTGCACACTATAGacctcacag ATAATGAACTGCGAGAGCTCCCTGCATATGTTTTCCATCACGCTCCACTTCTCAACCTGGTGTTGAAGGACAACCGCATCTCCAGCATCCACCCAGACTGGTTGCCCAACAACAGCAATATCACTTGGTTGGACTTGTCCGGAAACCATCTTGTGAAATTCCCAATACCCCAACTCCAAAGTCTGAGTCAGCTAAAGGTTCTGCACCTCTCGCAGAACAAACTCGAAGAGCTTCCAGTTGGGTGTTTAGATGCTCAGCCCGCTCTAGAGAGACTTAATTTAGACCAGAACAAAATCCAGTCCCTGGATGTAAAAGCCTTTAGTCGCTCTGGTAACTTGACTCACATATTCCTGCAGAAAAATAGATTAGAGATTGTCCCACCAGCTGTATTCCAGGGGCTCAAGCACTTGGAGTACATCGACCTCAGTGACAACAAGCTGCAGTTTTTGTCCCCTGGCACATTAGACATTAATACCAGTTGGGTGGAGTTGACCTTTAACCCTTGGCATTGTGATGCTAAAATAGAGTACCTGGGAGAAAACTTGCTGTGGAGTCCCTGCAATCAGAGCCCAAATGTACTGCACCAGAGAATCTGA
- the LOC109112906 gene encoding sodium/bile acid cotransporter 4-like: MAPGDARSEPNPSRCTARSALDSSVSLSHTICAARGQFREGTPAETEGSFGELQSPGDAMETSSSVPSTALTQLLNFSDHPVSSSETPSMAGLRATEEPLSAVLSSFRTDAAPAGLLAGPFSPSEEPTHLIVAFWDSPLSHGINVFVGFVLCFTMLGLGCTVELSHLGEHIRKPIGVLLAVLCQFVLMPLIAFLLALAFSLNDVEAMAVLLCGCCPGGNLSNIMSLLVNGEMNLSIIMTISSTILALVLMPLCLWMYSRAWINTPLVNLLPFGAIILTLCSTLIPIGFGVWLRYRFTRVAEIIIKVSLWSLLVTLLMLFIMTGTMLGPELLATIPASVYLVAVLMPMAGYAAGYGLATLFDLPPNSRRTVSLETGCQNVQLCTAILKLAFPPQMMGGMYMFPLLYALFQAAEAGVFILVYRMYRKEVLHKHDLMEDDENDTNISYKRMKEEDVLFDSTYGAVTVSDPNVIVFESQDGAGSPTPV, encoded by the exons ATGGCGCCTGGTGACGCGCGCTCCGAGCCAAACCCCTCCCGATGCACTGCGCGATCCGCGCTGGACAGCTCAGTGTCCCTCAGTCACACAATATGCGCCGCTAGGGGACAGTTCAGGGAAGGGACACCAGCGGAGACCGAAGGATCCTTTGGAGAGCTCCAGTCCCCTGGAGACGCGATGGAGACCTCCAGCAGCGTGCCGAGCACCGCGCTCACGCAACTCCTGAACTTCTCAGATCATCCCGTCAGCTCCTCGGAGACTCCTTCCATGGCGGGGTTACGCGCCACAGAAGAGCCGCTTTCAGCCGTGCTTAGCAGCTTCAGGACTGATGCGGCTCCAGCGGGGCTCCTGGCGGGTCCGTTCTCGCCCTCCGAAGAGCCCACTCACCTGATTGTGGCTTTCTGGGATTCACCCTTGAGTCACGGGATTAACGTTTTTGTTGGCTTTGTCCTGTGCTTCACCATGCTGGGGCTGGGCTGCACGGTGGAGCTCAGTCACCTGGGTGAGCACATCCGCAAGCCCATAGGAGTCCTGCTGGCGGTGCTGTGCCAGTTTGTCCTCATGCCTCTCATCGCCTTCCTCCTGGCCCTGGCCTTCTCCCTCAACGATGTGGAAGCTATGGCTGTGCTGCTGTGCGGCTGCTGCCCTGGAGGAAACCTCTCCAATATCATGTCCCTGCTGGTCAACGGGGAGATGAACCTCAG CATCATCATGACCATCTCGTCCACTATTCTGGCGCTCGTGCTCATGCCGCTGTGTCTGTGGATGTACAGTCGCGCGTGGATCAACACACCTTTGGTGAACCTTCTGCCCTTCGGCGCGATCATTCTGACCCTCTGCAGCACCCTCATTCCCATCGGGTTCGGGGTCTGGCTTAGATACCGCTTTACTCGAGTGGCAGAAATCATCATCAAG GTGTCTCTGTGGTCTCTCCTGGTCACTCTGCTGATGCTCTTCATCATGACTGGAACTATGCTGGGTCCGGAGCTGCTGGCCACTATCCCTGCCTCCGTCTATCTGGTGGCTGTACTCATGCCCATGGCTGGCTATGCGGCAGGATACGGCCTGGCGACGCTCTTCGATCTCCCCCCCAACAGTCGGAGGACTGTGTCTTTAGAGACGGGCTGTCAGAACGTGCAGCTCTGCACAGCCATCCTGAAGCTGGCGTTCCCTCCGCAGATGATGGGAGGCATGTATATGTTTCCTCTGCTGTACGCACTCTTCCAGGCAGCAGAGGCTGGCGTCTTCATTCTAGTTTACCGCATGTACAGGAAAGAGGTATTACATAAACACGACCTCATGGAGGATGACGAGAATGATACAAACATATCCTACAAGAGAATGAAGGAGGAAGACGTGCTGTTTGATTCTACGTATGGTGCGGTAACAGTGAGCGACCCCAACGTCATCGTGTTTGAGTCACAGGATGGTGCTGGAAGCCCCACACCTGTATAa